From a single Paenibacillus sp. FSL R5-0345 genomic region:
- a CDS encoding M15 family metallopeptidase, which translates to MGLRGTKIAVFTLVLLLWTNTMFMGSTYAAYVGSSTDSVLQQMQMEKKNHLPQGFVYLDEVIPTAEFEIRYYGDNNFVGKRIDGYKAPLAIFSRTAATALKAVSDDLANKGYILKIYDAYRPQTAVNHFVSWSQNVVDTKMKQQYYPRLDKRNLFKLGFIAKKSGHSRGSTIDLTIVNKETGAEVDMGSPFDFFGDISYYDTSLINKTQKANRAILKEAMVKQGFKPYSKEWWHFTLIKEPYPKQYFDFKVE; encoded by the coding sequence ATGGGATTAAGAGGAACAAAAATCGCAGTTTTCACACTTGTGCTGTTATTGTGGACAAACACTATGTTTATGGGCAGTACTTATGCTGCTTATGTCGGCTCTTCAACAGACTCCGTGCTGCAGCAGATGCAAATGGAGAAGAAGAATCATTTACCGCAAGGTTTTGTCTATCTGGATGAAGTGATTCCTACCGCAGAATTTGAGATTCGTTATTACGGGGACAACAATTTTGTTGGGAAGCGGATCGATGGCTATAAGGCGCCCTTAGCGATATTTTCGCGGACAGCGGCAACGGCTTTGAAGGCTGTAAGTGATGATTTAGCAAACAAAGGGTATATCCTTAAAATTTATGATGCTTATCGTCCTCAGACGGCAGTGAATCATTTTGTAAGCTGGTCACAGAATGTCGTAGATACTAAAATGAAACAGCAATATTATCCGCGACTGGATAAACGTAATCTATTCAAACTCGGGTTTATAGCTAAAAAATCAGGCCATTCCAGAGGCAGCACCATCGATTTAACGATCGTAAATAAAGAAACGGGAGCTGAGGTAGATATGGGCAGCCCGTTTGATTTTTTCGGAGATATCTCCTATTACGATACGTCCTTAATTAACAAGACTCAGAAAGCAAATCGGGCAATTCTCAAAGAGGCGATGGTAAAACAAGGATTTAAACCTTACAGTAAGGAATGGTGGCATTTTACGTTGATCAAGGAACCTTATCCTAAACAATATTTTGACTTCAAAGTGGAATAA
- a CDS encoding stalk domain-containing protein — protein MNKIAVVVVLSVLLLVNGFGGTTYSTAWADASEVKVVLNGQVLKSDLYSAYTNGSTVLLPLRETSSVLKYQTTYQKSTDTITLSGVKQKIEYKVGDDHITINDTAKRDFKDAVVLKKEHLYVPLSFFTSAGLVTSYNAEANLVEVYAPEVTASVIAGLLSTGQFQELENRFFSDEMKRSLSVTGLQKYWADFTARAGTYHGIKSTESSQKEDQMSIQCVLGFAVTEASLEFVLNKSGKIVELKGNLPSI, from the coding sequence ATGAACAAAATCGCGGTTGTTGTGGTGTTAAGTGTACTATTATTGGTAAATGGATTTGGAGGAACTACCTATTCTACGGCTTGGGCAGATGCTAGTGAAGTGAAGGTGGTTTTAAATGGTCAGGTTCTGAAATCAGATCTGTATTCAGCCTATACAAACGGTTCTACGGTCCTGCTTCCTCTTAGAGAGACATCAAGCGTCTTAAAATATCAGACCACTTATCAAAAAAGCACAGACACCATTACATTAAGTGGAGTCAAACAAAAGATTGAATATAAAGTTGGAGACGACCACATTACCATTAATGATACAGCAAAAAGAGATTTTAAGGATGCAGTTGTGCTTAAGAAGGAACACTTATATGTTCCGCTCTCTTTTTTCACTAGTGCTGGACTGGTAACCTCTTATAATGCAGAAGCTAATCTAGTGGAAGTTTATGCGCCCGAGGTTACAGCTAGTGTGATAGCGGGACTGCTGAGCACTGGACAATTTCAAGAATTAGAGAATCGATTCTTTAGTGATGAAATGAAGCGTTCGCTTTCCGTTACGGGTTTACAGAAATATTGGGCTGATTTCACTGCACGAGCTGGTACTTACCATGGCATAAAGTCTACTGAAAGTAGTCAAAAAGAAGATCAAATGTCCATACAATGTGTACTTGGCTTTGCTGTAACGGAAGCATCCCTTGAGTTTGTTCTCAATAAGTCGGGTAAGATTGTTGAATTAAAGGGAAACCTTCCTTCCATATAA
- a CDS encoding DHA2 family efflux MFS transporter permease subunit — protein sequence MTKSITQSSPTEERPFSLRAILPPLLAIIVGMIMVILDGTVVNVAIPKLVDYFSSDLKTIQWAITGYTLALAAVIPLAGWMTDRFGSKQVFLVTLTLFILGSMLCSIAQTSSQLVIFRVIQGLGGGMVAPIGMAMVFKLAPAERRGSIMGMLGIPMLLAPALGPILSGWLVEYVSWHWIFLINVPIGIVGIILGVKYLPKTEKIGKGNLDILGIILAPIAFSMLAYGVNEGGANSWSSTPAILGLSVGGVALILFIIVELRHKQPLLDLRVFRSSDFTRGIILTWVMQAALFGSMLFVPLYLQQIRAYTPLETGLILLPQALACVIGMPLGGKLFDKIGARPLAFVGLSIITVTLFLLSGITITTSLNTIMMYLALLGFGMGIAMMPLNTHVLNAAPRDLVSRVTSLTAAAQQVVVAFAVAGLTGYLTSQITVHMGALKAGSNPLTAAVLGFDDVFFLSGCIAVVGVLMSIILRKPKLSANDSSSEEGQKADAAMMMGH from the coding sequence ATGACAAAATCAATTACTCAGAGTAGCCCGACAGAAGAACGGCCATTCTCACTAAGAGCTATCCTCCCCCCGCTTCTTGCTATTATCGTCGGAATGATTATGGTTATTCTGGATGGCACCGTCGTGAATGTGGCTATACCCAAACTGGTCGATTATTTTTCTTCAGATCTAAAAACGATTCAGTGGGCGATTACAGGCTACACGTTAGCTTTAGCTGCTGTAATACCGCTCGCAGGCTGGATGACTGATCGCTTCGGGTCTAAACAGGTGTTTCTGGTGACGCTCACGTTGTTCATTCTTGGCTCCATGTTATGTTCCATAGCTCAAACTTCTTCGCAGCTTGTTATTTTTCGAGTAATCCAAGGTCTTGGTGGGGGTATGGTAGCTCCTATTGGGATGGCTATGGTGTTTAAGTTAGCTCCAGCAGAACGAAGAGGGTCGATTATGGGGATGCTTGGGATTCCCATGCTGCTTGCACCTGCACTTGGCCCAATATTGTCCGGATGGCTTGTTGAATATGTTAGCTGGCATTGGATCTTCTTGATTAACGTGCCGATTGGGATTGTTGGTATTATTCTTGGTGTGAAGTATCTACCCAAGACGGAGAAGATCGGTAAAGGCAATCTCGATATACTAGGTATTATACTGGCTCCAATTGCGTTCTCTATGCTGGCATATGGAGTAAATGAAGGTGGAGCGAATAGCTGGTCATCGACTCCTGCAATCCTCGGGTTATCTGTTGGGGGTGTTGCACTGATTCTATTTATAATCGTTGAACTGCGGCATAAGCAGCCTCTGCTTGATCTTCGTGTGTTTCGTTCCTCAGATTTCACCCGCGGTATTATTTTAACTTGGGTCATGCAAGCCGCATTGTTTGGTTCCATGTTGTTTGTACCACTATACTTACAGCAGATCCGGGCTTATACACCATTAGAGACAGGGTTAATTCTGCTTCCACAAGCTTTAGCATGTGTAATCGGCATGCCGCTTGGTGGTAAATTGTTTGATAAGATAGGGGCACGCCCGCTGGCATTTGTGGGTCTGAGCATCATTACAGTTACCTTATTCCTTCTATCGGGGATTACGATAACTACAAGCTTAAATACCATTATGATGTATCTTGCTTTATTAGGATTTGGGATGGGGATAGCGATGATGCCACTCAATACACATGTTCTGAATGCAGCGCCGCGTGATTTGGTGAGCCGGGTCACATCGCTTACAGCGGCTGCACAGCAGGTAGTGGTGGCCTTTGCGGTTGCAGGTTTAACAGGTTATTTGACAAGTCAAATTACTGTACACATGGGAGCACTGAAAGCAGGAAGCAATCCTTTGACAGCTGCAGTACTGGGCTTCGATGATGTATTCTTCCTTTCTGGCTGTATAGCTGTAGTCGGTGTACTCATGAGTATTATCCTGCGCAAACCGAAGCTTTCCGCTAATGATTCCTCCTCCGAAGAGGGTCAAAAGGCGGATGCTGCCATGATGATGGGACATTAA